Within the Vibrio sp. DW001 genome, the region GGTACCTACGCAGTGGCAGGAATGGGGGCGCTTATTGCCGCTAGTTTGCGAACACCGTTAACCGGAGTCGTGCTCGTTGTTGAGATTTCTAACAACTATCAATTAATTCTACCCATCATGGTCACGTGTTTCGGCGCGACATTTGTCGCTCAAGCCATGGGCGGAAAACCATTGTATGCTGCGCTACTTGAACTAAAACATAAGAATTGGGAGCTCTAATTACTAACCATTAGGGCTCTATTGAGGTGCAAACATATCTTGTTCTAACATGATAAGTTTTCGTTTGGCCTCTAATCCACCAGCGTAACCAACAAGCTGTCCATTACTGCCTATTATCCTATGACACGGTACAATGATTGACAGTGCATTCGCTCCATTTGCGTTAGCGACCGCTCGAACAGCATCTTTATTACCTATCGCTTTCGCAAGATTCAAATACGTCGATGTATCTCCAAACGGAACCAATACAAGTTGACGCCAGACTTGTTTTTGAAATTCAGTACCCACAAATAAAAGTGGTAGCTCAAAATCCCGCCTTCTAGAACAGAAATATTCGGACAATTGGTTTCTCGTTTCCGACAATACTTCGTTATCTTTCTCAACATATTGAGCTTGTAGCCTACCCGTTATGCGATTATCTATTGCATTCCGCATGTTTCGATAACGCCAATCACAGATGCAAAGTTGGTTATCATAGCTACCCAAAAGAAGTTCGCCGCAAGGGGTTTTATAATACTGTATTTCTATATGTTTCATACACAGACCTTCTTTTCTTCAGAGCAGAATACTCATACATCAAATACCGTGCATTGATAATAGTACTGTATATTTATACATGTCAATTGAAATAATATAGAACTTTAGTTTGAAATGACGAAATCGAACCATATAGTTCGATTAGATATCGATTTTGAACGATCAGCTTTCTATTCCGGCTGACATTCACTTAGAAAGGGCTATCTTTATTTAGTTCGTGGCATATATCTACAACAGCCAGCGCTAGGCTCGACTTTATAACTTGTTGCTGCCTTAGTTGTTGTAATTGGTAAAATTCGAGATCACCACCGACCTCTGGCTCTAACACCGCAAATTGTACTGTTCCCATCTTCTGGATAAGTCTCAATTTTTGAATAGCCTCAAGTATTGCTGGCGTGGTGAATTCGTGGTCGGAAAGATCGGCGTTGAGTTTGTGTTGAAGTTTAATGATATCTTCAATGTCATGATAAACCGCATCAGGAATAACACCCAAACCAAAAAGCAGTTTAAGCCTGACACTAACATCACCCAAAGGACCGGTATCATGAAGGAGTGGACCAACAACGGATTGCACTGCAAAGTTATCTTTTTGGAAGATACGATGCATAAGCCCTTCCACGGCCTCATTGAATATACTTACAGCAACAACAATAAAAGCTCTTACTGAGGTGGTGCTGTTAAGTTTTTCAATTACTTCTGTTTCATCTACTTTGTCTGGCATATTTTATCTTAACTACGTGAGCATGCTAAGAAGAGCGCCGCTCTTCTTAGCAATATTACTTAAAGCTGAGCATACATAGTTTCGATTTGGGCTATTTCACCACCTTCAATATCGAGACCTGTATATTTAGCAAGAGTTGCCTTAACACCCTCTTCACTTAGCGATTTTTGCAACTCTTCAGCTTGGGGGTCTGAATTATTAGTGTATTTAAGCGCGGCTGCAACCCCTTTGAGCAAAGTTTTGTTCTCTATACCATATTCAATGGTACCAAGAAGAGGTTTGATCAACCTATCACCTGCTCCAAGCTTACGAATTGGTTGGCGACCTACTCTATCCACTTCATCAATCAGGTACGGATTAGCGAAACGACCTAATATTTTTTCGATATAGGCGGCATGAACATCAGAGTCAAACTTATAACGACGAATAAGAACTTCACCACTCTCAACCATCGCTTGCTTAACTTCTGCACGAATAACTGGATTTTCGATAGCCTCACGAATGGTATTCAAACCAGCAAGACAACCTAGGTATGCTGTTACACAATGTCCAGTATTAAGCGTGAACAATTTACGTTCAACAAATGCCATCAGGTTATCTGTGCACTCCATTCCTGGAATGTTAGGAATCTCACCTTTGAACTGTGTCTCGTCAACGATCCATTCACTGAACGTCTCTACCGTCACCGCCAATGGGTCAGTTTCACCTTCTGCCGCTGGTGGAACGATTCTATCAACCGCTGAATCCACAAATCCAACTAACGCCTCAACCTGCGGTTTCAGTTCATCATCAAGCTTTTCGAATACCGCTTCTTTAAGTTGAGAGGTACCACGAACCATATTCTCGCAGGCAATAATATTAAGGGGCGCTGTTATGCCAATTTCAATGCGTTTCTCTATCGCTTGCGCTAGGGTACCAGCAATGATTTTCAAAACCGTTGGCCCAACGGCAGTCGTGACTAAATCAGACGCTACAATAGCGTCTACAATCTCAGCACTAGTCGAGTTAAGTGCGGTAACACCTTTGACCATTTCTATCTTACAGTCAGCGCCTACAACCTTAACAGGGTATTCATTTCTAGCAATTAGTCCGTTAACGACCTCTTCATTTACATCTGCAAATGTAACTTCGACACCCGCATCAGCTAATAACTTACCAATAAAACCACGACCTATATTACCTGCGCCAAAATGTAGTGCTTTCATAATATGCATTCCAAAAAATATTAAATCTATTAAAATCAAAATTGAGGTCGGCCTTAGGGGGCTAGGCCGACCTCCTTCACTTTGCTTAGGAGCTATGATTACAAAGGATTACTTGCCGTTTAAGATTCGAAGTACATCATCCGGATTAGATGTCGACTTCAAGCATTCAATCGCTTCTTCATCATCAAGTGAATTTGTTATGGCCGTGATAACTTGAATATGTTCGTCACCTTGAGCCGCAATACCAATGACCATTATTGCAACATCGTCTTCATCTTCACCCCATTGGATACCCTGAGGAAATTGACAGAATACGATGCCCGTTTTTAGGACATACTTTTTCGCTTCAATCGTACCGTGTGGAACAGAAATTGATTCGCCTAAATATGTCGATACCAATTCTTCACGAGCTAACATGCCAGCAACATATTCAGGTGCTACATATCCTAATTTTACAAGTTGTTCACCAGCAAACTTGATTACTTCTTCTTTGGTTGATGCTTCCATTCCTAAAAAGATGTTCTCAGTTGATAACTTTAGTGTTCCATCTTCACTAGAGTCTGTGTTCACTGGTGCATCAGGCTTTTTTACAGCGCCCTCTTGAGCCGTTACTAGCTCAGCAACCAAATTGTCATATAATGCATTATCTAAGAAGTTAGACAGTGAGATATGCTTAGCAGAACCCGCATGGTTACGCGCTCTATCAGTCAAATCTTTGTGTGTAACAACAATATCCGCATCTTGTGGCAAGTTGTTAATTGCAAGGTTTGTTACTTCAATGTCAAGGTTTGCTGCATCGACTTTCTTGCGAAGAAGGCTAGCACCCATTGCACTTGAGCCCATACCTGCATCACATGCAACGATGATTTTAGTTACCGCAGCCATATTGACAGCAACACCCTCTGCCCCTTTTGAAGAGGACTTCATGTCTTTCATTTGATTTGTTGCGTCTTCTAATGACTCGTCACCATCTGATTGCTTTTGAGTTTTCATCAATAAAGATGCGACGAAGAAAGAAACACCAGCCGAAGAGATGACTGAAAGAATCACGCCTACAAACGCAGCTTTTGGTGTCATTAACAATACAGCGAAGATTGAACCAGGCGAGGCTGGAGATACAAGACCAGAATCGAACAATACGTTTACGAATACACCCGTCGCGCCACCAGCAATGACAGCAAGGATTAGGCGAGGATTCATCAATACGTATGGGAAGTAAATTTCGTGAATACCACCTAAGAAGTGGATAATAGAAGCACCAGCCGCAGACTGTTTAGCTGCACCTTTACCAAAGGCCATGTAAGCCAATAGAAGACCAAGACCTGGACCAGGGTTCGCTTCGATTAGGAAGAAGATAGAACGACCCGCTTCTTCTGCTTGTTGGATACCTAGTGGAGAGAAGATACCGTGGTTAATCGCATTGTTTAGGAACAGGATTTTCGCTGGTTCAACAAAAATTGATGTAAGAGGTAGTATACCTGTTTCAACCAGTACGTTTACACCTGAAGCCATGCCTGTAGATAACGCTTTAACAGCAGGACCAATAACGACATAAGCAATAATGGCACAAATCATACCAATGATGCCGGCAGAGAAGTTATTAACTAACATCTCAAATCCACTTTTCACTTTACCGTGAACCGCTTCATCAAATTTCTTAATTGCGAACGCACCTAGCGGACCAACAATCATTGCCCCCATGAACATTGGAATGTCAGTACCAACGATAACACCCATTGTCGTTACAGCACCAACGACAGCACCACGTTCACCCGCGACCATTTTACCACCGGTATAACCGATTAGTAGAGGTAGCAAATAAGTAATCATTGGACCAACCATTGAAGACAAAGTCTCGTTTGGAATCCAACCTGTTGGAATAAATAGAGCAGTAATAAAACCCCACGCGATAAATGCACCAATGTTGGGCATTACCATGTTGGAGAGAAAACGGCCAAAATTTTGTACCTTGACCTTAGCTTCTGGTGATAACATAAGAGTTCCCCGTTCGATGTTCTAATAAGTTTGTGTTTCGGTTCGCTAAAACCGACTATTGTTTCGACACAATAAATTTACCACATAAACTAACATTAGGATCTTGAACGGGATTTTTGCATATTAGATCACATTAATAGATCAAAAAGAGAACATTCTGGAGATGCGAGTCACATAAATGAACTGTAATTTTACAACATATTGCTAATATTATTAATGTCAACCTAAAAGTGCGGGCTTATGTCACATTTATTTAAATGTGAATACAAAATTATATGTGACAAGAATCACACATACTGAATGTCCCTACTATTCTGCCCCCTATTTAGTGACTTGGATCACTAATGAAAATAGCATTCTCCAATGATGTCAAGTTAATTTAATGTTAATGATATTGATATGTTTTTTAATTACGGAAAAATGAGTCATTCTGTAATTAAATGATGGTGGATTAGTCAATATTTTTTTGTATATATTCCAGCAATCATTAGCGATTGTTCTAATTGTTGACAGCAGAAATCACTCATGGTCGTAGTACAGTACTCACCTACTCATTGAGCGCCTTACTGATTCTAGTCAACGCCTCTTTTAGAGTTTGACGTGTACAGGCAATATTTATACGCTGATAGCCTTCGCCTTCAGTACCAAACATCGTTCCTCCCTCTAGCAATACATTTGCTTTTTTGATCATCAAAGAATCAAGTTGTTTTGAACTTAGGTTGTACTCTTTTAAATCTAACCAGATAAAATACGTACCTTGAGGGGTGGTAAACTGAGCTTGGGGTATGTGTTGTTCGACAAAGGCTTTTGCAAATGAGTAGTTTGCGTCAATATACGCTTTCAATTCTTCTAACCAAGGTTCACCAAAGTTATAAGCGGCAGTTACTGCAACAATGCCTAAAGGTGAAGGCATTGAAAAACCATTTTTAGCCTCCCATCTATCTTTCAGTTCCTTACTCTCTATAATTACATTAGACATATGTAATCCAGCAAGATTGAACGTTTTGCTTGGCGCTGTGCAGGTGATGATTTTATCGCTATTTGGAAAAAGTGTTGAGATTGGGTAATGTTTAACGCCCATACGTACTAAATCAAAATGAATTTCATCACTCACTAACAACACATCATTATCTAAGCAAATATTACCCAGCTTCAACAAATCTGTTTGACTCCAGACATTACCCGTCGGATTGTGTGGACTGCAAAAAAACATAATTTTGTTGTCAGGATTTTTTGCTTTTTGTTCCAAATCATCAAAATCAATACTATAAACCCCGTCAATTTCTATCAAGGGATTGTTAACAATTCTCCTTTCTTCTCGCTCTATAACTTTCGCAAACATATGATAAACGGGCGGTTGAATAATGACACCATCTTGCTCATTAGAATAAGCTCTAATAATCGATTCGAGCGCTGGAATTACACCACTTGTAAGGTAAATATCATCGGTTTTCACATACCAATCAAATCTCTTAAAGAACCAGTTTTGTACACTTTCATAATAGCTTGAATCCACCATGCTATAACCAAATATTTGGTCATCAACACGCTGTTTCATTGCCTCAATTATTTCAGGCGCACACGCAAAGTCCATATCTGCTACCCAAAGCGGTAACGTATTGTCATTTGCATAAGGAGAGATTTTTTTCATATACTCCCATTTTGCCGAGTTTGACCCTTTTCTATCTACACTATAATCAAAATTAAAATTTGCCATCCTAGCGTCCTTCATTTAATAACATACTGAATTATTTATACTACTTATGATTAAACATTGTCGTTTTTTATTGGGTAGGATGTCATTCAAATAAGGCAGGCCAAAACGAACTTAAGCGTGAGAAGTCACTTTATTACGACCAGACGCTTTAGATGCGTATAAAGCTTCGTCGGAGCGCGAAAGTAGATCAATGGTATTATCACCTTGGCGAAATGCTGTGACACCGAAGCTAGCGGTAATTTTGCCAATCTCAACAATATTGTGCATTGCTATATTTTCACGTAGATGTTCAGCAAATATTGTTGCGTCACTTAATGTGCTGTGAGGACAAATGATCAGAAACTCTTCCCCTCCCCATCGCCCGAGGGTATCGACATTGCGCCTACTGGCCTCAAAAAGGTCAGCAACTTCTTTGAGTACCCTATCTCCTGATTGATGACCAAGTGTGTCGTTAACATGTTTGAAGTGGTCCAAATCAACCAAGATGACCGCAAAGCCTTCTCCGTAGCGGATAGCACGGTCGAGTTCATTGCTTAAGACTGCCTCTAGCTTGACCCTATTATAGATGCCTGTGAGCTTATCGGTAACCGATAATCGTTCTAACTCGATATTCTTTATCTCGAGTACTTGCTGTGTTGCTTTCAACTGACTTAACGCTTCATCGACTTTAGATTTTGCCGCGCTAAGCCGACTATTTGACCAATAGAACCAAATAAACATGATCATAGAAGCAAACAAAATTTGGGCAACCAGAGTATAATCTTGCTTCTCAACGGCTTGTGACGTGTACCAACGTTGTTGTATTAAACTGTGTTGACTTGGGGTCAGTGAACGAAAACCTTTACTTAAAATAGAGGTTAATTCTGGCCATTCTTTAGGCGCGACAAAGTGGTATTCAATATCCTTGTATTTGGTCGGAATCCCCACTTTTACATTGGATAATAGACCATATGCAATCATATAATTTGCGACCGCAAGGTTTCCGATATACGCTTCTGCTCGATTGTCTTCAACCATATACAGAGCCTGTGCAGTATTCGATACCTCAACAACATTTATATCTGGATAGTCTGCATGTATCCAATCGGCCGAAATATGACCTTGCTCCATCGCTATCATCTTACCATTTAAGTCATTAATATTATTGATAATCAATGTTGACTTATTCACTAAAACCATTACAGGGTAAGAAAGAAAGGGCTCTCCATAATTGAATTGCTTACGCCTCTCTTCCGTTTGAACGGAGTACAGCAAGGTATCGTATTTCAACCTTTCATTCGCCATTTCCTTATGAGCAAGGTCCGTTGGTGAGTCGTCAAAAACAAACTGAGGTGTTATTCCAACTATCTTTGTTATTTCTCTTATATAATCTACTGCAATACCTTCTGCCATTCCTTTGCTAACAAATTCAAATGGAGGCTGATTGGTTCGAGTTCGAAATCGGATAATTGGATGATTTTGTAAAAATATTTTCTCCGATTGCGTTAATTTATTTGGGTCTTCATGGGCTATCGAAACGGAGATCCAGTTATTCAATATCTTTTGGTCAACACTCGCAGGTATGGCCGAAATCATTTTATCCATTAACTGCGTTAATATTGGCTCATCCTTTCTTACTCCAACATTGAGATCCCAACTTCCTTCCAACTTTGAAGTGATTTTTAAGCTGCCAAAGTAATTCTGTTGAATGTTGTACCCGACTGTCGCCAATGTTCCAACATACCCATAGATCTCCCCTTTTTCGACACTTTCAAGCCCTTTTTCTAAGGTGTCGACTTCAACCAAGGTTAGATTGGGGTATTTAGCCTTCAAAAAATCACCAATTGCGTAGCCTTTTACTATGGCGAGTCTTTTATCGTGCAACTCAGATATATCTGACACCCACGGTTTGTGCATGTCTGTAGCGATCACAATCGAAGACTTAAAATAACCTTGCGAAAAATCGAGATACTGACTCTTCTCTTCCGATCTTGCCACTGCAGAAATGAAGTCGCATTGATGGTTTTCTGCAAATGTTAGTGTTTCACTCCATGTTTTGGTTGAAGAAAGGATAATTGGTATTCCTAACGTGTCCTCAAATAACCTCATATAGTCCGCTGTCAGACCAATGTGAGTGCCGTTCTTATTCATCTCAAATGGCATCCAATTTGGATCTATACAAACACTTAATGCCTTCTTTTTTGAAAGATAATTTAATTCAAGGGGTGTAAATTCAAGTATAAGTTTTTGAGAGTGTTCAGGGACTGATACTGATGCGAGCATCGTTTTTTCTTCAGCAGAATAAGCCAAATAAAATGGGGAAAGTAATAGCAGATAAATCGCGAGCTTAGCTGTGCGTAATAAACGCAATATCGTTATCAAGTTGCGGCCTTGCTTTAATCACTTAAATCAATCAAACAACCATAAATAGCCACTTAGGTTATGCAACAATAATATTAGCTTGATTAATGACAACTGTATAATTTAATAATATAAATTGTGATGTTTGCTCGGCTTTAATGGCGTGTAAAAAGGAAGGTAAGTCGTTTTCGTTGTGCTACTAAATAGTTGAAAAAGAGTCGCTATGCCGCGTAGATCGTTTGATCTTTGCCATTAGACTTAGCTTGGTAGAGGGCTTTATCTACGTCTTCAAGGGTATCCACGACCGAATCGGTTGTTTGGGGAATAATCGTTACGACACCAATACTAATGGTCAGTGTTGATTTGATTAAGGACCCTTCATGACGTAATTTCAATGCGGCTATTTGATCATGTATTCGCTTGGCAACAAGATCGGCTCTGTTTTGCTCTGTCTCCATTAATAAAAAGGCAAACTCTTCACCGCCAATTCTATATACCCCACCCTCAGTATCTGATACCGATTTCTCTAATGCGCTAGCAACCGCGACAAGCGCTTTGTCTCCTTCCCCGTGACCATAAATATCATTAAGCTTCTTAAAATCATCAATATCACAGAACATGATGGTTAAAGGTGATTGTTGTTCGATATGTTGCTGCCAAACGCCCTCTAGACTCTCATCAAAATTCCGACGATTTCCGATACCAGTAAGGCTGTCTATTAAGCTTAACCGTCTAAATTCGTTTTTGGCTTGATTCAACTTTTCTTTCGCGTGTACCCGTTCAGTAATATCCCTGGCAATAATGAAAAGACCTCGATTATTGGTAAACTGATCGGTGTAGGCGAATTTACGAGCTTCGATCCACTGCTTTTGACCCATGTCATCAATGACTTCATCTATGTTACGAAACTCTCTGCCAGTCTCTAGTACGTTTCTATCTGAACTAGCGAATTTCTCTGCAATTTCTTTTGAGGCAACCTCTTCCAGTTTTTTCCCCACCAGATCCTCTGGTGAATCTATTCCTAGAGCTTTAACAAATGCAGAATTACATGCTTCGTAGACCAGGTTTTCATTCATCATCCCCACAGCATCAGGAACACTCTGAATCACATGATGGAGTAACGCTTTATTACCAAACGAACAGTCCCGTGTACGTTCATCTGCCAGGTTTAAAATAACCGCGATTTGCCAACACCTTTTACCCCTATACCATATTTTCTGGCCGACAAACGTATAGTTACGTTGCAAGTGGCTTATTTCATGGTTGTAATAAAAAGATTTTTGGGCAGTTTGATTTTTCAAGAATAAGACAAATTGTGGTGGCAACGCAGAGATATCTTCTGTTGAAAGACCAAGTAACGAATCATCACGAAGTGACATGTTAATATAAATAGTCTCACCTTGTGCATTGGCAATAAAAAAGGGAGATAAGTTCCCTATCATCGCTTTCGCAATTCCTATTTGATAAGTCAGCATTATAATACTGACCAAGAAGACTGACCCAACACCGACGGTGACAAATTCCATACATTCAACCAACAGATAACAAAGCTATTCCAACAATTCAGCGCAGTATAACTGACTAGTTTTCGAACATGTAAGTCCTTTTTAACAAAAATGTTATATTTAACCATATTCATATAGTGTAAATATTCAAACACCAAATCTAAACATTAGTATTGAATAGTTTATGAAACGGCAATGGCCTCTCACAAATTTCACACATAAAAAAACGGCTTCATGTAGAAGCCGTTTTTTTTTATCTATGTATTGCCTAAAGCAGAGCGACAGCATCCTGTGCAATAACTAATTCTTCATTGGTAGGGATAACCATTGCGACATGACCTCCCCCCTGTGTAATGATGCCACTCGCACCAAACCGTGCAGCCTCATTCCCTGCCCTGTCTTCTTTAAAACCAAGCAGATTGAGATAACTTAATATTTCACTACGAATAGGTAATGAGTTTTCACCAATCCCACCAGTAAAAATGATGGCATCTAATGTATCTAAAGAAACCATATAAGAACTAATGTATTTAGCCACTCGATAAGTAAATATTTCAAATGCTAATTTGGCACCTTCGTGACCTTTTTCCATCGCATCAAGAATACCACGAGCGTCACTCGTTAAACCTGACACCCCTAAGAAACCTGATTTATTATTTAGCGTGTCGAAAACCTGAGCTTGGGACCAACCTTTCTTCAGAAGAAACTCGATTACACCGGGGTCTAAGTCACCACTTCGTGTTCCCATCATCAAACCAGAAAGCGGCGTAAATCCCATAGAAGTATCTACACTCATACCATTTTTGATTGCGCATACCGACGCGCCATTACCTAAATGTACAGAAATGAAGTTTGCTTCATCCACCGGTTTATTTAGCATTTTTGCCGCTTCTCTACTCACGTAAAAATGGCTCGTTCCGTGGAAACCGTAGCGACGAATCGAATACATGTCGTATAATTCGCGTGCTATACCGCCTGTGAATGCCTTAGGAGGCATTGTTTGGTGAAACGCAGTATCGAATACGGCAACTTGAGGCAGAGAAGGAAAGGCTTCTAGAGCGGCTCGTATGCCAAGTAAGTTGGCAGGGTTATGTAATGGGGCGAGATCTTGTATCGCTTCAATGTCTTTTATTGTTTGTTCATTAAGAAGCACTGATTGAGTGAAGGTTTCTCCTCCGTGTACCACACGGTGACCGACAGAAACGATATTCTCTGTAAGGCCTAGCTCTTTAACCAAATCGACCAGCATCGTAATCGCCGCTTGATGATGATTACCTTCGTCTGTGATTGCCACTTCATTCTTTTCACCTTGGTATTTCCAACTCACTCGTGAGTCTTCTAAACCAAAACATTCGCCCAGACCACTCAAGACTGCGTCTCCTGAAATAGTATCAATGACGGCGAATTTTAAAGATGAACTACCAGAGTTGATCACAAGCACAAACTTATTTGCCATTAGACAGGTTTCCTATGTTGACTGTTTTGCACCGCAGTGCGCCTTTTCCTTACCCTATTATTCAATAATTTTTTAATCTTTCAACTTTTATTGATGATGTTCCTCCAAGGGTGTCATTTTTATTGATGCAGATCAAAAAACAAATTTATACGAGCTGCGAAATTAAAATGATCAACCTCTTATTTATTAATAGCCTATTAACATAGTTTCACATCAGAGACGTTGAGATGTTAAATATATGTTGACGGAGCAAAGTAAAACGTCAATGCTACTATCCTCAATTTCAAACTTGTGGATAACAGATGCAATTAGTAATCGGAAATAAAAATTATTCTAGCTGGTCGCTTCGTGCATGGTTAATGGCTAGTAAAGCAAAGCTAAATTTTGAAGAAATTTTGTTGCCGCTTGATACAGAAGAATTCTATAACAAAATTGTTAAGTATAATCCTGCCGCGAAGGTACCAGTGCTTATTGATGGTGAGGTAACCGTTTGGGATTCATTAGCTATTTGCGAATATATCAACGATACCTATCTTGGTGGTCATGCACTTCCCAAATCTCCGATAGATAAAGCCTATGCCCGCTCTATTGCCTCTGAGATGCACTCTGGATTTAACGCTGTACGCAACGAAATGCCAATGAACATAAGAGCGACACGTTTTGTTGAATTGAGTGAACAAGCACTTATCGATATAAAACGTATCGATGACATATGGGCAAAGCAAATAGATAACTCC harbors:
- a CDS encoding acetate/propionate family kinase — its product is MANKFVLVINSGSSSLKFAVIDTISGDAVLSGLGECFGLEDSRVSWKYQGEKNEVAITDEGNHHQAAITMLVDLVKELGLTENIVSVGHRVVHGGETFTQSVLLNEQTIKDIEAIQDLAPLHNPANLLGIRAALEAFPSLPQVAVFDTAFHQTMPPKAFTGGIARELYDMYSIRRYGFHGTSHFYVSREAAKMLNKPVDEANFISVHLGNGASVCAIKNGMSVDTSMGFTPLSGLMMGTRSGDLDPGVIEFLLKKGWSQAQVFDTLNNKSGFLGVSGLTSDARGILDAMEKGHEGAKLAFEIFTYRVAKYISSYMVSLDTLDAIIFTGGIGENSLPIRSEILSYLNLLGFKEDRAGNEAARFGASGIITQGGGHVAMVIPTNEELVIAQDAVALL
- a CDS encoding glutathione S-transferase family protein, which encodes MQLVIGNKNYSSWSLRAWLMASKAKLNFEEILLPLDTEEFYNKIVKYNPAAKVPVLIDGEVTVWDSLAICEYINDTYLGGHALPKSPIDKAYARSIASEMHSGFNAVRNEMPMNIRATRFVELSEQALIDIKRIDDIWAKQIDNSGDAGGWLFGKWSIVDMMFAPVVMRFKTYQVKLSPSAQTYLDFVLADPDLNTWISEAVKETQIVELDEAGSDV